Genomic DNA from Fimbriimonas ginsengisoli Gsoil 348:
ACGGCGAGCTGCTGGTGCTGGCGATGGAAGACGTCACGGACCGGCGTCGCGCCGAAGAGGAGGTCGAGAAGGCAAAGGAAACGGCCGAAGCGGCGAATCGAACGAAGAGCCTCTTCCTCGCCAACATGAGCCATGAACTTCGGACCCCGCTAAACGCGATTTTGGGCTACTCGGAGATGCTACAAGAGGAGGCGGCCGATCAAGGCGTCGAAGACTTCCTGCCCGACCTCCAGAAGATCCACGTCGCGGGTAAGCATCTCCTCGCGCTTATCAACGACATTCTCGACCTCTCCAAGATCGAGGCCGGGAAGATGGATTTGTATCTGGAGACATTCAGTATCCCGAAGCTCATCGAGGAGGTTACGGAAACGATACAACCGCTCGTGAGGGCCAATGGCAACACGCTTAGCGTCTTCTGCCCTCCAGATCTGGGAGTGATGCACGCGGACTTGACGAAGACTCGTCAGAGCCTCTTCAACCTCCTCTCCAACGCGGCAAAGTTCACCCGTGAGGGCGCGATTTCTCTAGAGGCATCCAGGGAAACGATGGATGAGAAGGAATGGATCTGGTTTAAGGTCTCGGACACAGGAATCGGAATGACGCCGGAACAGATGGTGCGGCTCTTCCAAACCTTCAGCCAAGCCGACACTTCCACTACGCGAAAGTTTGGAGGGTCCGGTCTCGGGCTGGCGCTGACGCGACGATTCTGCCAGTTAATGGGTGGAGAAGTCACGGTGAACAGCGTGCCCGGAGAGAGCAGCGCGTTCACGATAAAAGTTCCGGCGACGGTTCGGGAACTCGAACATGCCGATGCCGCCACCGCCGAGGTTGTCGCCGCCGCCAAATCCGAAGGAGAGGCGCCTACTTTGGTCGGAAGCAGTGTGCTCGTTATCGACGATGACCCCGTTCAGCGAGACCTGATGCGCCGATTTCTCGTTGGTGAGGGCTTTTCCGTTCAGACGGCTAGCGACGGCGAAGAAGGGCTGCAACTTGCCCGCAGCCTACTGCCTATCGCCATCACGCTGGACGTCATGATGCCGGGCATGGATGGATGGACCGTGCTTTCTTCGCTTAAGGCGGACCCACTCCTTTGCAATATTCCAGTGATCATGCTCACGATGGTCGACGATCGGAAGCGGGGCTTTTCGCTGGGAGCGGCCAACTTTATGACAAAGCCCGTGGATAGGAGGGGCTTGGCCGACATGTTGAAAAAATACCGGTGCCCACATCCGCCGTGCCCGGTGCTCCTCGTCGAGGACGACGCGGTGACACGCGGATTGATGCGCTCGATGCTGGAGCGGGCCGGTTGGACGGTGAGCGAGGCTGAGAACGGTCGGGCCGCTCTGGAGCGGATCGCCGAGAATCGACCAGCCTTGATCTTGCTGGATTCGATGATGCCGGAAACGGACGGGATCGGGTTGGCCACGCAACTCCAACAAAAGGAAGAGTGGTCTTCCATACCCGTAGTGGTGTTGACCGCCAACGACTTCGACGCGAAGAAGACCCACGGCCTGGGGGGAAACGTCCATATCGTGCTCGATAAAGTTGGGCGTCCGAGAGAGGAGCTTATGCTGCAGGTGCGGGACGTTTTAGCGGATTGGGCTCTCCTTATCGCCGCCTTGCCAGCCGGTAAGTCTGAAACTGCTTAGCAAGGGAAGGGAACGAGATGGCGAAAATACTTTTGGTCGAAGACAACGAAATGAACCGCGACATGCTTTCCCGAAGGCTTATGCGGCGGGGCTATGAGGTGAGCATCGCCATCGACGGCGAAAGCGGTCTGGCCCTCGTGGGCACCGAGAAGCCGGACCTCATCCTCATGGACATGAGCTTGCCGATCCTCGATGGCTGGGAGGTTACGCGGCGGCTCAAAGCGAATCCGCTCACCCAGCGGATTCCTGTCATCGCTCTGACCGCCCATGCGATGTCGAGCGACCGGGATAAGGCGATGGAGGCTGGGTGTGACGACTACGATACCAAACCGGTCGAGCTGCCTCGGCTGCTAGAAAAGATCGAAGCACTGCTGACGATGAGTGCGAGCCCCTCGGGGGAGGTGTGAGACTTAACGACCGAGGAGAGGTCTCAAGGACCTTAATGCACGATCTGAGAACCCCCCTTCACCAGATCATCGGGTACAGCGAGCTTTTGGTCGAGCAGGCCGAGGCGGAAGGGGAACCGGCATACCTTCCGGATCTGGTCAGGATACGATCCGCGGGACGACAGCTTCTCGGCCTCTTGGAAGGATCGACCATTTCCGAATTGCCGCCATTGCCACTTGCGACGGCTCATGCGCCTGCGGCGCCTCGCGCTGCCCGGCCGCGTGAAGATTCGTCCTTGGTCTTGGTCGTGGACGATATCGAAGTGAATCGGGACGTGTTGTGCAGGCGTATCGAGCGCGAAGGGCACCGGATCGAGGTTGCTACCAACGGAATCGAAGCGATGGAAGTCTTGCGATCGCGGGCTTTCGACCTCGTGCTGCTCGATATTATGATGCCGCTCATGGACGGCTATCAGGTGCTGGAGTCGATGAAGGCGGATCCCGAATTGAGTCACATCCCGGTGATCATGATCAGCGCCCTCGACGAAGAAGAAAGCGTCGTCCGCTGCATCGAGATGGGCGCGGAAGATTATCTTTGCAAGCCGTTCCACCCTACGTTGCTACGGGCGCGCATGGGAGCATGCCTGGCTCGCAAGCGCGCCCACGACCGCGAGAGGTCCCTCACGGAGCAGTTGCAGCAAAACCTGACCCGGCTCCAAGACCTCGAACGCCTACGGGACGATCTCACGCACATGGTCGTACATGACCTGAGGACACCACTCACCTCGCTGATCGCCGGCATGCAGTCGATGGATGGAGTGGGAGATCTAAACGACGATCAGCGAGAGATGATGCAGATCGCCATCGACGGCGGGGCAACGCTCTTGGGGATGGTCAACGACTTGCTCGAAGTCTCCCAAATGGAGGCGGGCTCGATGCAGCTCGAATACGGCGAGGTCGACCCTTACGCCCTGATCGCGGAGGCCACGGCACAGGTAGCTTCGCTGCTCCAGGGTAAGGGGTTGCGCCTGGTGACCGAATTGTCGCCGGGTCTAAGTCCGTTCCGTGGCGACGAGTCCAAGCTGCGCCGAATATTGGTCAACTTGCTGGGGAACGCCATCAAGTTCACGCCCTCGAACGCGGAAATTACGGTTGCGATCCGGCAAACCGACGATTCAGCGGGACTCTTGTTTTCCATCCGCGACCATGGAGAAGGGATTC
This window encodes:
- a CDS encoding response regulator; translation: MAKILLVEDNEMNRDMLSRRLMRRGYEVSIAIDGESGLALVGTEKPDLILMDMSLPILDGWEVTRRLKANPLTQRIPVIALTAHAMSSDRDKAMEAGCDDYDTKPVELPRLLEKIEALLTMSASPSGEV
- a CDS encoding response regulator, with translation MLLETYSQDIVDTVREPLLLLDTTLRVHSANRAFYQTFKVTPEETEHHLIYELGNGQWDIPDLRRLLEDVVPKSLVFNDFELVHTFPIIGRRVMLLNARKLKAGNHGELLVLAMEDVTERRRAEEEVAKTAADLKAIETFSQNIVDTIREPLLMLDRTLRVHSANLAFYQTFHVSLEETENRLIYELGNGQWDIPALRTLLEDVVPQSSVFNDFELEHTFPVIGQRVMLLNARQLKAGNHGELLVLAMEDVTDRRRAEEEVEKAKETAEAANRTKSLFLANMSHELRTPLNAILGYSEMLQEEAADQGVEDFLPDLQKIHVAGKHLLALINDILDLSKIEAGKMDLYLETFSIPKLIEEVTETIQPLVRANGNTLSVFCPPDLGVMHADLTKTRQSLFNLLSNAAKFTREGAISLEASRETMDEKEWIWFKVSDTGIGMTPEQMVRLFQTFSQADTSTTRKFGGSGLGLALTRRFCQLMGGEVTVNSVPGESSAFTIKVPATVRELEHADAATAEVVAAAKSEGEAPTLVGSSVLVIDDDPVQRDLMRRFLVGEGFSVQTASDGEEGLQLARSLLPIAITLDVMMPGMDGWTVLSSLKADPLLCNIPVIMLTMVDDRKRGFSLGAANFMTKPVDRRGLADMLKKYRCPHPPCPVLLVEDDAVTRGLMRSMLERAGWTVSEAENGRAALERIAENRPALILLDSMMPETDGIGLATQLQQKEEWSSIPVVVLTANDFDAKKTHGLGGNVHIVLDKVGRPREELMLQVRDVLADWALLIAALPAGKSETA
- a CDS encoding response regulator, translating into MRLNDRGEVSRTLMHDLRTPLHQIIGYSELLVEQAEAEGEPAYLPDLVRIRSAGRQLLGLLEGSTISELPPLPLATAHAPAAPRAARPREDSSLVLVVDDIEVNRDVLCRRIEREGHRIEVATNGIEAMEVLRSRAFDLVLLDIMMPLMDGYQVLESMKADPELSHIPVIMISALDEEESVVRCIEMGAEDYLCKPFHPTLLRARMGACLARKRAHDRERSLTEQLQQNLTRLQDLERLRDDLTHMVVHDLRTPLTSLIAGMQSMDGVGDLNDDQREMMQIAIDGGATLLGMVNDLLEVSQMEAGSMQLEYGEVDPYALIAEATAQVASLLQGKGLRLVTELSPGLSPFRGDESKLRRILVNLLGNAIKFTPSNAEITVAIRQTDDSAGLLFSIRDHGEGIPAEAFERIFEKFGQVESRKNGRKMSTGLGLTFCKLATEAHGGNIGVESMPGIGSTFFFTIPKGNIPLAANGT